The proteins below come from a single Flavobacteriales bacterium genomic window:
- the pruA gene encoding L-glutamate gamma-semialdehyde dehydrogenase, with protein sequence MPKAIYNVPFPVNEPVNAYAPNTPEKESLIAKYNEMFNQEPIDVPMYIGGKEVRTADKKPMSPPHDHQHVLGHFNYGTAQHVHDAIDAALTAKEDWANLPWEHRAAIFLKAADLLAGPFRDKMNAATMLAQSKNVMQAEIDAACELIDFLRFNVAYMQQIYAEQPESSDGIWNRLEYRPLEGFVFAITPFNFTAISANLPASAAMMGNTVVWKPADSQVYSAQVIMELFKEAGVPDGVINMITVDGPVAGDIVFKHKDFAGLHFTGSTGVFRHLWQEIGANLANYRTYPRIVGETGGKDFIVAHHSSHAKQVATAISRGAFEFQGQKCSAASRVYLPSNLSDEVLAFVKEDVASFKMGSPGDTNNFITAVIDERAFDKIASYIDYIKESKDAEILIGGGYDKSKGYFIEPTVVVTSNPNYRTMEEEIFGPVVTIYVYDKDQFSETLKLVDETSEYALTGSIFSQDRYAIDEATKTLVNAAGNFYINDKPTGAVVGQQPFGGARGSGTNDKAGSYLNLIRWVSPRTIKETFVPPTDYRYAFLGE encoded by the coding sequence ATGCCAAAAGCAATATATAATGTACCGTTTCCGGTAAATGAACCAGTTAATGCTTATGCCCCAAATACTCCTGAAAAAGAGTCTTTAATCGCTAAGTATAACGAAATGTTTAACCAAGAGCCTATTGATGTACCTATGTATATTGGAGGAAAAGAGGTTAGAACAGCTGATAAAAAACCAATGAGTCCTCCACATGATCACCAACACGTTTTGGGACATTTTAATTATGGAACTGCTCAACACGTTCACGATGCAATTGATGCTGCTTTAACAGCTAAAGAGGACTGGGCTAATCTACCTTGGGAACATAGAGCTGCAATCTTTTTAAAAGCTGCTGATTTATTGGCTGGACCTTTTAGAGACAAAATGAATGCTGCAACGATGTTGGCGCAATCTAAAAATGTTATGCAAGCAGAAATTGATGCTGCATGTGAACTTATTGACTTTTTACGTTTTAATGTTGCCTATATGCAACAAATCTATGCTGAACAACCAGAGTCTTCTGATGGAATTTGGAATAGATTAGAGTATAGACCTTTGGAAGGTTTTGTATTTGCGATTACTCCTTTTAATTTCACCGCAATATCAGCTAACCTTCCAGCTTCAGCTGCAATGATGGGAAATACTGTAGTATGGAAACCAGCAGATTCTCAAGTATATTCCGCACAAGTTATTATGGAACTTTTTAAAGAGGCTGGTGTTCCTGATGGAGTAATCAACATGATTACAGTAGACGGACCTGTAGCTGGAGATATTGTTTTTAAGCATAAAGACTTTGCTGGACTTCACTTCACAGGGTCTACAGGAGTTTTCAGACATCTGTGGCAAGAAATTGGCGCTAACTTAGCTAACTACAGAACTTATCCAAGAATTGTTGGAGAAACAGGAGGAAAAGACTTTATTGTTGCTCACCACTCTTCTCATGCCAAACAAGTAGCAACTGCTATTAGTAGAGGAGCTTTTGAATTCCAAGGTCAAAAATGTTCTGCTGCATCAAGAGTTTATTTACCTTCTAATTTATCAGATGAAGTTTTAGCATTTGTAAAAGAAGACGTTGCTTCATTTAAAATGGGTTCACCTGGAGATACCAACAACTTTATTACTGCTGTTATTGATGAAAGAGCTTTTGATAAAATCGCTTCATACATTGACTATATTAAAGAAAGTAAAGATGCTGAGATCTTGATTGGTGGTGGATATGATAAATCTAAAGGATATTTTATCGAACCAACAGTTGTTGTAACCTCAAATCCTAACTACAGAACAATGGAAGAAGAAATCTTTGGCCCTGTAGTAACTATTTACGTTTACGATAAAGATCAATTCTCTGAGACATTAAAACTAGTAGATGAAACTTCTGAATACGCTTTAACAGGCTCTATTTTCTCACAAGATCGTTACGCTATTGATGAAGCAACAAAAACATTAGTAAATGCAGCTGGAAACTTCTATATCAATGACAAACCAACTGGAGCTGTTGTAGGACAACAACCATTTGGTGGGGCTAGAGGATCTGGTACAAATGATAAAGCAGGATCATACCTTAACTTAATCCGTTGGGTATCTCCTCGAACAATAAAAGAAACATTTGTTCCTCCTACAGATTACAGATATGCATTTTTAGGAGAATAA
- a CDS encoding rhodanese-like domain-containing protein has translation MKQFLFTVIIILTSTFLWAQNPQGFDAMCNGYIEGTVPLATPKQVHRMMNNTAIIILDARETKEYNTSHIKGAIKVGYDHFNMASVQNLDHTLPVYVYCSIGYRSEKVGEQLQKAGFKKVYNVYGGIFNWANSGYTLVDENGKATTKVHGYNNDWSQWLNTEKCTKVID, from the coding sequence ATGAAACAGTTTTTATTTACAGTTATTATTATTTTAACTTCAACTTTTCTTTGGGCTCAAAACCCTCAAGGGTTCGATGCTATGTGTAACGGTTATATTGAAGGAACTGTTCCTTTAGCAACCCCAAAACAAGTCCATAGAATGATGAATAACACAGCTATTATTATCTTAGACGCTAGAGAAACTAAAGAATATAATACGAGTCATATCAAAGGAGCTATAAAAGTTGGTTATGATCACTTTAATATGGCTTCAGTACAAAACTTAGATCATACCCTACCTGTTTATGTCTATTGTTCGATAGGATATCGTAGTGAAAAAGTTGGAGAACAGCTACAAAAGGCAGGTTTCAAAAAAGTTTATAATGTATATGGAGGTATTTTTAATTGGGCCAACTCTGGTTATACTTTAGTTGATGAAAATGGTAAAGCTACAACTAAAGTTCATGGATATAATAATGACTGGAGCCAATGGCTTAACACTGAAAAATGTACTAAGGTAATAGACTGA
- a CDS encoding VOC family protein has translation MNNTLINYIEFKSTDLEATRQFYSQLFGWEFKAYGDRYIAFSGAGIDGGFELTDEEIQNGVLVVLYHRNLEEILGKLKQLKTVITRPIFSFPGGRRLQFLDPSGNELAIWSE, from the coding sequence ATGAACAATACATTGATTAATTATATTGAGTTTAAATCTACAGACTTGGAAGCAACTAGACAGTTTTATTCGCAATTGTTTGGTTGGGAGTTTAAAGCTTATGGAGACAGGTATATCGCTTTTTCAGGAGCGGGAATAGATGGAGGGTTTGAACTTACAGATGAAGAGATTCAAAACGGAGTACTTGTAGTCTTATATCACCGTAATTTAGAAGAAATTTTAGGGAAGCTAAAGCAATTAAAGACTGTCATAACTAGACCAATTTTTTCATTTCCTGGTGGTAGAAGATTGCAATTTTTGGATCCGTCTGGAAATGAATTAGCAATTTGGTCAGAATAA